From a single Metopolophium dirhodum isolate CAU chromosome 6, ASM1992520v1, whole genome shotgun sequence genomic region:
- the LOC132947450 gene encoding putative uncharacterized protein DDB_G0282133, whose translation MYIIAHFYKEDSVEVVPSTWYKNNESAWPNKLSNVKKFVTRRTYPNKFDFNWFPARQLGRKFASYEEAKSKLSTAEFKSDLSTAEDERYTRQFRAANKRVSRNSSSPEIVKNSRSTGMKSPPSVFFNKEKFTPNNLNVQQKKDKKSYSNVKRSLFTDDYNTNNFEKRSSNNLDTTPTSNNSPSASHVLQKSSYSKSSSNNRSLFTDDDNNINFEKNSLKILDTTPMSNNSPSASHVLQKSSYSKSGSNVNRSLFTDDDNNINFEKNSSNNLDTTPMSNNSPSASHVLQKSSYSKSGSNVNRSLFTDDDNNINSEKNSSNNLDTPTRNKKLSANHVLQKSSYSKSGSNVNRSLFTDKLLYSSEKKSFKKKNQSVPFEKHISLCLAEIKYEIKSHTYKIDCLKEKIDFIEENLKSFKSYNRSIDTNGNNDDIMFDSLICLWPLKNDDDLVEFENILLDKAKKKQCEIILSRAISKNIPITIRVMMQRMFTDNFLSNFSFIGFKGKKNFSKLRSCSLIFDSIRRVKKFENVSDCDISTPIKSWLAQANNRLIKSKTKNDSTHVVHHL comes from the exons atgtATATAATCGCACATTTCTATAAAGAAGATTCTGTGGAAGTAGTACCAAGTACCTggtataaaaacaatgaaaGTGCCTGGCCTAATAAATtgtcaaatgtaaaaaaatttgttactcGAAGAACTTATCccaataaatttgattttaattggtTTCCTGCACGACAACTTGGTCGTAaatttg cttCATATGAAGAAGCAAAAAGTAAATTATCTACGGCTGAATTTAAATCTGATTTATCTACTGCAGAAGATGAACGTTACACTCGTCAATTTAGAGCAGCAAATAAAAGAGTCAGTCGTAATAGTAGTTCGCCTGAAATCGTAAAAAATTCGAGAAGTACAGGGATGAAGAGCCCACCATCTGTGTTTT ttaataaagaaaaatttactccaaacaatttaaatgttcaacagaaaaaagataaaaaatccTATTCAAATGTAAAAAGAAGTCTTTTCACTGatgattataatactaataattttgaGAAAAGATCTTCAAATAATCTTG ACACAACACCGACCAGCAACAATAGTCCATCTGCAAGTCATGTTTTACAAAAAAGTTCATATTCAAAGAGCAGTTCAAATAACAGAAGTCTTTTCactgatgatgataataatattaattttgaaaaaaattctttaaagaTTCTTG ACACAACACCGATGAGCAACAATAGTCCATCTGCAAGTCATGTTTTACAAAAAAGTTCATATTCAAAAAGCGGTTCAAATGTAAACAGAAGTCTTTTCactgatgatgataataatattaattttgaaaaaaattcttcaAATAATCTTG ACACAACACCGATGAGTAACAATAGTCCATCTGCAAGTCATGTTTTACAAAAAAGTTCATATTCAAAAAGCGGTTCAAATGTAAACAGAAGTCTTTTCactgatgatgataataatattaattctgaaaaaaattcttCAAATAATCTTG ACACACCGACGAGGAACAAAAAACTATCTGCAAATCATGTTTTACAAAAAAGTTCATATTCAAAAAGCGGTTCAAATGTAAACAGAAGTCTTTTCactgataaattattgtattcttCTGAGAAAAAATCTTTCAAAA aaaaaaatcagTCTGTGCCTTTTGAAAAACACATTtctttgtgtttggcagaaataaagtatgaaataaaaagtcatacttataAAATTGATTGCTTAAAagagaaaattgattttattgaagaaaatctcaaaagTTTTAAATCGTATAATAGAAGTATTGATACAAATggtaataatgatgatattatgtttgattcattaatttgtttatggCCTCTTAAGAATGATGATGATTTAGTtgagtttgaaaatatattactgGATAAAGCTAAGAAAAAGCAATGT gaaattatattatctagggCAATTTCAAAGAACATACCTATAACCATAAGAGTTATGATGCAGCGAATGTTTACAGACAACTTTTTGTCAAATTTTTCTTTCATCGGCTTCAAagggaaaaaaaacttttcaaaactCCGCAGTTGTTCtttaatttttg attctataaGAAGAgtgaaaaaatttgaaaatgtgtcAGATTGTGATATCTCCACCCCAATAAAATCCTGGTTAGCACAAGCTAATAACCgcttaataaaatcaaaaacaaaaaatgattctaCTCATGTAGTACATCacttataa
- the LOC132946574 gene encoding kelch-like protein 2, protein MGRILSSIIHSYYKYDCNERESSCKHCTCKIKVGGYDQSRQTVNTVECYNPTIDTWSPVANMYARHSGAAVGVLNGELYVVGGDNGSFNLSSVKKYSPITRVWTSVADLLLPRVNAEVVALDGLLYVVGGMYKYNHLFSVECYNPNTNRWTMVTAKWNMNRLSPGVVTINRSRHFTSC, encoded by the exons atggGTCGTATACTTTCGtcaataatacattcatattataaatatgattgcaATGAACGTGAATCGTCGTGTAAGCATTGTACTTGCAAAATTaaa gTAGGAGGTTATGATCAATCAAGACAGACTGTAAATACTGTTGAATGTTATAATCCCACTATTGATACGTGGTCACCAGTCGCAAACATGTATGCACGTCACAGTGGGGCCGCTGTAGGAGTTTTAAACGGTGAACTGTATGTTGTAGGCGGTGATAATGGATCATTCAATTTGAGTAGTGTTAAAAAATACAGTCCAATAACACGAGTTTGGACATCTGTTGCGGATTTACTTTTGCCTCGAGTAAATGCAG aagtaGTTGCATTAGATGGTTTATTGTATGTCGTCGGTGGAATGTACAAATATAATCATTTGTTTTCTGTAGAATGTTACAACCCAAACACCAATAGATGGACCATGGTCACAGCAAAATGGAACATGAATCGGTTGTCACCTGGAGTAGTAACGATTAATAGGTCACGACATTTTACATCTTGTTAG